The genomic region CCGGCCTTCCACGTCGTCGCTCTTGACCGTCAGCATTTCCTGCAGGATGTGCGCCGCGCCGTACGCCTCCAGGCCCCAGACCTCCATTTCGCCGAACCGCTGGCCGCCCGTCCGGGCCTTGCCGCCCAGCGGCTGCTGCGTGATCAGACTGTAGGGGCCGGTGCTCCGGGCGTGAATCTTGTCGTCCACCAGGTGGTGCAGTTTCAGCATGTACATGTAACCGACCGTTACCTTCTCCTGGAACTTTTCGCCGGTTCGCCCGTCGTAGAGGGTCGCCTTGGCGTCTTCCGGCAGACCGGCGTCCTTGAGGCTCTGACGAATCTCCTCCTCGTGAGCCCCGTCGAATACCGGCGAGACCGCCCGGAAGCCCAGTCTTGCCGCCGCCCAGCCCAGGTGGGTTTCGAGGATCTGGCCGACGTTCATACGGCTGGGCACCCCCAGCGGGTTCAGCACGATGTCCACCGGCGTCCCGTCCTCGAGGAACGGCATATTCTCGATCGGCATCATCTTGGCGATCACGCCCTTGTTCCCGTGGCGGCCCGCCATCTTGTCGCCCACCGACAGGACGCGCTTGGTCGCCACGTAGACCTTGACCATCTCCAACACCCCGCTGGGCAGTTCGTCGCCCCGTTTGAGCTGGGCGAGCTTCATCTCCAGCGTCTCCTGGAGGTCCTTGACCTTCGGCCAGTACTTGTCGAGGATCTTCTGGGCGTCGTCGCGCTTGGCGACCGGTTTGATCCACTTGATGTTGAAGTTCTGGATCTGCTCGAGGACGACCTCCTCGATATCGCTCATGGCCACCTTCTGGCGGGTGTTCGGGTCCACCAGGATCTGGCCGGTCACGTCGTTGATCTCGTTGATCATCTGGGTGAAGATCTTCAGGATCTTGGCGTTGAAGTCCTTGCGGGTCTGGTCCATCTGCCCCTTGAGGGCCTTCTTCTGCTGGTCGTTCATGGCGGTGCGGCGGGCGAAATGCCGCGCCCCGACCACGACGCCCTCGTTCCCGGCCGGCACTTCCAGCGAGTCGTTCTTGACGTCCTCGCCGGCCCGTCCGAAGATCGCCTGCAGCAGCTTCTCTTCCGGAGTGAACTCGGTCTTGCTCTTGGGCGAAACCTTGCCGACCAGAATATCGCCGGGCTCAACCCGCGTTCCGACCTGGACCACGCCGCTCTCGTCGAGGTTCCGAAGCGCCCGCTCCGAAACGTTCGGAATATCGCGGGTGAACTCCTCGCGCCCCAGCTTCGTCTCGCGGACTTCCACCTCAAATGCGTTGATGTCGATCGACGTGTAGGCATCCTCGTGCACCAGACGCTCGGAGATCAGGATCGCGTCCTCGAAGTTGTAGCCGTCGAACGGCATGAACGCCACCAGCAGGTTGCGTCCCAGGGCCAGTTCGCCCTGGTGCGTGCCCGGGCCGTCGGCGATCACCTGGCCCGCCTTGACCTTCTCGCCGAGTTTCACGATCGGCTTCTGGTTCAGACAGGTCTGCTCGTTGAGGCCCTGGAACTTGGACAGCTCATACTCCTCGGTCTCGTTGATCACGATCCGCTTGGCGTCCACGAAGGTCACCGTGCCCGAGTTCTCCGCCCGGATTACCATGCCCGAGTTCTGGGCCACGTAGGGCTCCATACCCGTCGCCACCAGCGGCGGCTCCGTCCGGATCAGCGGCGTCGCCTGACGCTGCATGTTCGATCCCATCAGCGCCCGGTTCGCGTCGTCGTGCTCCAGGAACGGGATCAGCGCCGCCGAGACGCCGACGATCTGCTTCGGCGAAATATCGACGTACTCGATTTCCTTGCCGCCGACCTTGCCCAGGTTGCCCTTGACGCGGGCCAGCACCGGGTCCTCCGGCAACTTGCCGTCCTTCAGTACGGTCGGCGGAGCGATCACCGCGTTCATCTCCTCGTCCGCCCGCAGGTGCACCATCTTGCCGTTGACCTTGCCCTTTTCCACCTGGCGGTAGGGGGTGATCAGGAAGCCGTACTCGTCCGAACCGGCGTAGATCGCCATCGATGAGATCAGACCGATGTTCGTGCCTTCCGGCGTCTCGATCGGACAGATCCGGCCGTAGTGCGAAATGTGCACGTCGCGGACCTCAAAGCCCGCCCGCTTGCGGTTCAGGCCGCCCGGCCCCAGCGCCGACAGACGACGCTCGTGCGTCAACTGCGACAGCGGGTTGGTCTGGTCCACCACCTGCGAGAGCTCGCCGCGGCCGTAGAAGTAGTCGATCGCCGAGCTGATCGCCTTCGA from Phycisphaerae bacterium harbors:
- the rpoB gene encoding DNA-directed RNA polymerase subunit beta, which encodes SKAISSAIDYFYGRGELSQVVDQTNPLSQLTHERRLSALGPGGLNRKRAGFEVRDVHISHYGRICPIETPEGTNIGLISSMAIYAGSDEYGFLITPYRQVEKGKVNGKMVHLRADEEMNAVIAPPTVLKDGKLPEDPVLARVKGNLGKVGGKEIEYVDISPKQIVGVSAALIPFLEHDDANRALMGSNMQRQATPLIRTEPPLVATGMEPYVAQNSGMVIRAENSGTVTFVDAKRIVINETEEYELSKFQGLNEQTCLNQKPIVKLGEKVKAGQVIADGPGTHQGELALGRNLLVAFMPFDGYNFEDAILISERLVHEDAYTSIDINAFEVEVRETKLGREEFTRDIPNVSERALRNLDESGVVQVGTRVEPGDILVGKVSPKSKTEFTPEEKLLQAIFGRAGEDVKNDSLEVPAGNEGVVVGARHFARRTAMNDQQKKALKGQMDQTRKDFNAKILKIFTQMINEINDVTGQILVDPNTRQKVAMSDIEEVVLEQIQNFNIKWIKPVAKRDDAQKILDKYWPKVKDLQETLEMKLAQLKRGDELPSGVLEMVKVYVATKRVLSVGDKMAGRHGNKGVIAKMMPIENMPFLEDGTPVDIVLNPLGVPSRMNVGQILETHLGWAAARLGFRAVSPVFDGAHEEEIRQSLKDAGLPEDAKATLYDGRTGEKFQEKVTVGYMYMLKLHHLVDDKIHARSTGPYSLITQQPLGGKARTGGQRFGEMEVWGLEAYGAAHILQEMLTVKSDDVEGRTKIYESMVKGANTLEAGTPVSFEVLCNEIRGLALNVQLEKRRLI